CTCCCGGGTGCGGCCGCTGACCGCGATGCGGTGCCAGCCGTGCGCCCGGGCGGACTCGACCGGCAGGCCGGTGGTCATCTCGTCGCCGATGTGCAGCGCCCGCTTGGCGAGGCGCTCCAGCTCCGGCGGCGCGTCGATGCCGTGCTCGGCGTAGTCGAGCTGCTGGGACCGGATCATCCGCAGCCGGTGCTCGAGGTTGCGGAACGAGTCGTTCGGGCCGAGGATGTCGATCCGCGAGGAGAGCTCCATCGGCCAGGGCAGCCGCTCGTGGAAGTGCATCCACGGCTCGTGCCGCTCCGGGATCTCCAGCGGCTCCATCCGGCCGACGGAGAGCACGGCGACGTGCCGCTCCTCGCCGGTCATCCGGTTGACCAGCTTCACGGTCGAGCCGTACGGCGTGCGGTAACGCTCGATCTGCTCGGTGAGCGCGAGCATGTCGCCGCGCTCCCACTTCCCGTTGGTGATCGGGGAGAGCGGGCCGGGCGGCGACATGCCGAGCGCGATCGACCGGTAGAGCAGCCATTCCAGCTCGCCGGGCGTGACCTGCCGGCCGCGCATGCCGAACGCGTTGAGCACCTCGTCGAACTGCTCGACGGTGCGGCCGAGCTTCTTGCGCTCGCCCTCGGCGACGCCGCGGCCGAACATCCGCAGGATCCGCTCGCTGAGCGAGTCGCCGAGCGAGCGCCGGGCGAACGTGACGCCCAGGTAGGTCTGGCCCTCGGAGTGGTTGACCGACATCAGGTGCCGTTGCGCCGCGACCAGGTGGTCGGACCAGGAGGTGCCGCCGGGCACGTCCGGGAGCGGGCGCAGCGTGTTCGTGTCGACCGTGCGCGCCCACTCGTCGGCCGGGAACGGCCGGTTGGTCCGCCGCAGGTGCAGCCGGAAGCCGGCCAGACCCGCGTACTGCTCGGAGATCGCGGAGAGCAACGCCTCGCGTTCCGCGTCCGGCCGGAACGCCCACCGCACCTCGGGCAGCCAGTACCACGCGGTCACCGTGTTCGGCGTGAACGTGAGGTGCCCGGCGATCTCGGTGATCGCCAGCTCGACGGCGGGGTCGCGGTCGTTGAACTTCTTCGGCGCGCGCGGCGGGATGACCAGCTGCTGCTGCTTCTTCTCCTTGGCCGGCTTGCGCGCGGGCCGCCGGTCGCCCTGCCGGACGGCCGGCAGGTTGCGCGCTTCGCGCGGCGCCGGGTCCAGTTCCACGGCCGGCTTCAGTTCCGTGCCGGGCGGCGAAGCCGCCTCAAGACCGTTCTCTGCCGGTACGGATAGCCGTTGCCCGGCCTCGGCGGAGGTGCCCGGCCCGGACGTTTCGAGGTGGGTGCCGGGGGCCGGCGGCGCGGGCCGCGACGGTCGCCCGAAGGCGCCCCCACGGCCGGCGGGTGGCCGCCCGCCGCCACCGGTCTGCCGCTCGCGCGCGGGCGGCGGAGCGGACGTGGTCGCGGCGGCCCGGCGGTCGCGGGTCTGCCACCGGCCGGCCGGGTGCTCCGGCGCGGCGGCCGGCCTGCCGTTTCCCGGCCGTGCGGACGCGCTGGGCGACGCCACCCCGGCCGTCTCCGGCTGCGTGCCCGGCGCCGGCGGTGCGATCGACGCCGGCTGCCCGGCCGCGGGCTGCTGCCCGATCGAGGGCGCCGGCGCGGCGAGCGGTGGCGGCGCGGCGGCCGACGGCTGCGCGGTGGGCGGCGGCTGGGTGGTACGGGGCGGCTGCGAAGTGCGCGGCGGCTGCGCGGCGATCGGCGGCTGCGCGCCCTGCGCGACCGGGGCCGGCGGCTGCGGGACCGGCGACGCGGCTCCCGGTGCGGGCCGGGCCGGCGAGCCCGGTGCCGGCCGGGCCGGCTGCGCGGCCGGTACGTGCGTGGTGGCGTCGTTCGGCGTACCCCCGAAGAGGTCGAGGAACGGTGAGTCGATGTCTGCGTTGTCGCCGCCGCGGGCCATGGTGGGCCGGCCTCTCACGGGCTGGGGCGCTTGGAAGCGCGCAACGGACCCGTGCCCGGGGTTCGTGACGAAGTCGGGCTCGGCGGCAAGATCGGGCGCATCGTAGCCGTGCTGATGCGTACCGTTACCGATATTGCCGTTCTGATCTGCGGCCGGGCGCGCGGAGCCCGGCTGAGACGACCGCGTCATGCGCTCGCCCCGCCCGAGGGCGTGCGTCGCAGGCCGGGGACCGGACTGAGGGTGAACGTCATACCAGCTCCTCCCGAACGCGGATGCGAGCGGCGACCAGACGGGGATCCCGCTGTTCGACGGCCGGCTCGCGGGTGCGGCGCCAGTCGGTCAGCGCGGTGCGGATGACGGCCCGGGCGGGCCGGTCCGGGTCGACGTACCGGAAGATGAACGACGTGGAGACCATGGCGAGCGCGATCTCCCAGGCGGGGAACGCCTCGACCTCGAACGTCACCAGCCAGTGCAGGAACATGAAGAACGGCACCAGGAGTATGAAGACGCCGTACTGCGCATAGGGCAGGTGGATCGGGAGCGTGTAGCCCGGCGGGCCGAGGTAGACAAGCCTCGCCCGGTAGATGTCGTCGTCTGTCCGCAGTCTCATGCTCTGCCCCGCGGCCTACTGGAACATCAGGTCGATCAGGGACTCGCCCACGAAGAACAGCGTCGCCGCACCCGCGATGAACCCCAGGCCGACGAGGGCGATGGCGGAGCTGGTGAGCACCTTCGAGATCTCGCCCTTGCTGGCCCGGCTGATGAAGACGATGCCGAGCCCGGCGAGCAGGATCGGCGCGATCTTGCTGGCGATGAAGCCGACGATGCCGTCCGTGTTGATGCCGGGTTCGGCCGGCTCGGCGGCGATGGACGAGGCGCTGGCGAGCGCGTCGAGCGTATGCGTGACGAGCTCTATGGTGATCATTGGAGAACCTCCCCGGTCCGCGGCCGGCGTGGTGTGCCGCGGCACAGCAGTTGTCAATCCTTGCGAGAACGCGGGGCGGTCAGCGAGGGCCGTCCGCTCAACGTTTCATGTCGCCCCTGCGGGTGACCTGGGCGTTTTAAGTATCTTGCCCCGACTCCTCAAGATTCGACGTCTGAATGCTGCGCAATTGCAAAGCGTACGGCTCGTCCCTGTCCCGAACAAGCTTCCCGGTCCGTTACCCGTGGTGCGCACGTGATTGAACGTGAGTCACGGCTACCGTACACGTGTTCGAAGAAAATCCGGACAAGATCCAACTTTCCGCCCGGTACGGCGCGGCCCGATGGTATGACGGAACCGGGCCCGCCGGAGGCCTGTTCACCCGCTCGCTACCGTCTACCTGTGACTGATCTGCGCACCCTCCCGGGCCCGGTCGTGATGGGGATCCTCAACGTCACGCCGGACTCGTTCTCCGACGGCGGGCGGTACGCGAACCGGGACGCCGCGGTCGCGCACGGCGTCGCGATGCGCGCGGACGGCGCGGCCCTGGTCGACGTGGGCGGCGAGTCGACCCGTCCGGGCGCGGGCCGGGTGGACGCGGACGAGGAGTCCCGCCGCGTGCTGCCGGTGATCCGCGACCTCGCCGCGGCCGGCGTGCGCGTCACCATCGACACCACCCGCGCGTCCGTGGCCGCGGCCGCGATCGAGGCCGGCGCGGTCGCGGTCAACGACGTCTCCGGCGGGCTCGCGGATCCGCAGATGGCCAAGGTGGTCGCGGCTGCGGGCGTACCGTGGATCCTGATGCACTGGCGTGGGCACTCGCAGCGGATGCAGCAGCTCGCCGTCTACGAGGACGTGGTCGCGGAGGTGCGCGACGAGCTGTCCCGCCGGGTGGACGAGGCGCTGGCCGCGGGCGTCGCGGCGGAGAACGTGATCGTCGACCCCGGGCTCGGCTTCGCGAAGGGCGCGGCGCACAACTGGGAGCTGACCCGTCACCTCGGCACACTGCTCTCCCTGGGTTTCCCGCTGCTCTTCGGCGCCAGCCGCAAGTCCTACCTGGGCAGCCTGCTGGCCGATGCGGACGGCACGCCGCGCCCGGCCGGCGAGCAGCGCGACGCGGCCACGGTGGCGACCAGCGTGCTCGCGGTCGCGGCCGGTGCCTGGGGCGTCCGCGTCCACCAGGTCCGGGACACCGCCGACGCGCTCGCGGTCTGGCGGGCCGCCGGCGCTCCACGAGCGGTCTGGCCGGCCACCGACACGTCCGAGGCGGCCCGGCCACCCGCCGGCGGGCCGGGAGCGGTTCGGCCGGACGACGGCGGGCCGGGAGCGGTCCGGCCGGACGACGGCGCGCCGGGAACGGAGGAGGCATGACCGACCGGATCACGCTGCGCGGGCTGCGGGTACGCGGCCACCACGGCGTCTACGACTTCGAGCGGGCCGAGGGCCAGGACTTCCTGATCGACGTGGAGCTGGAGCTGGACCTGGCCCGCGCGGCCGCCTCCGACGACGTGACGGACACCGTGCACTACGGCGAACTGGCCGAGCGGCTCGTCGCGATCACGGCGGGCGAGCCGGTGAACCTGATCGAGACGCTCGCCGACCGGCTGGCCGCCGCGTGCCTGGCGGACGACCGGGTAGCGGCCGCGACGGTCACCGTGCACAAGCCGCAGGCCCCGATCCCGCACGAGTTCGCGGACGTCGCGGTGACGCTGCGCCGGAGCCGTCCATGACCCGCGCGCTGCTGTCGATCGGTGGCAACCTCGGCGACCGCGAGCGGCACCTGCGGGACGCCGTGGCCGGGCTGGGTGACACGGTGCTGGTGGTGTCCGGCGTGTACGAGACGCCGCCGTGGGGCGACCCGGACCAGCCGTCCTACCTGAACGCGGCCGTGATGGTCGCGGCGGCGGACCACGGCCCGCGCGACTGGCTGGAGACCGCGTGGCGGCTGGAGGCCGAGGCCGGCCGGGCCCGCGACCCGGAGCGCCGGTTCGGCCCGCGCACGCTGGACGTGGACGTGATCGCGGTCTGGGGCGACGACGGCACGCCGGTCCTGCGCGACGACGCGGAGTTGACGCTGCCGCATCCGCGCGCGCACCTGCGCGCGTTCGTGCTGCGCCCATGGATCGACATCGACCCGTTCGGGGTCCTGCCCGGTCACGGCACGTTGGACGTGCTGCTGCGGGAGGGCCCGGCGGCCGCCGATGCCGGAGGAATCGAGCCGCGGCCGAACATCAAGCTAGAGTTCTAAAGGTGAGCGAGCGCAGCGAGCAGGCCCCCAACCCGGCGCCCCCGCCGCCGACGATGGGCCCGACTCGGGCCTCCACCCTCCTGGTCGCCGCGCTGGCGGCGGCCGCGGTCGGGTGGTTGCTGATCAGTGGTCTCTACTACGGCGAGCACGGCGTCTCTGTTCCGTGGCTGCCGACCGTCACGATCGCCGCGCTGGCCGTCCTCGAGGCGTACCTGGCGTACAACACGCGCTCCCGGATCGAGCGCCGGCCCGGGCAGGAACCGGTCGAGCCGCTGGCCGTGGCGCGGTTCGCGGTGCTGGCCAAGGCGTCCTCGGCGGCCGGTGCGATCTACGCGGGCTTCTCCGGCGCGATGCTGGTCTGGCTGCTGATCGAGACGACCCGCGCGGCGGAGGAGGACCGGCCGTCCGCGGCCGGTGGCCTGATCGCCTCGATCGCGCTGATCGCGGCCGCGCTCTGGCTGGAGCGGGCCTGCCGGGTGCCGGACCGGGACGACGACGCATCCGGATCCGGTCGAAAGCCGTGACATCAAAGCCGTGAAATTCCGTGTTGCGGCCGGTTGAACAGTCGCAGGGGTGACGGCCGCGCCGCCGCGCGGGTACGGTGCGTCCGAACGGCTCCGCCGCGGCGTGGCCGACGCGACAACGCAGGCACGGGCGCGGTGCCGCGTCACCACAGGAGGCGCGCGAGATGGCGTACGACGAGCCGGCCTACCGGCGGCGTGACGGCGAGACCGACTCCACGGCGAGGGTGACGGGCGGCTACGGGCAGCCGGAGACCGGTTACCGGCCCGAGGGCAGTCACCGCCGCGACGAGCAGTACCCGCCGCAGTACGCCGCCACGGCCGAGACGCGCGTCCCGGAGCACGCGGAGGCGCCGCGCGTCTCGCTCGGCGACGCGTTCGACGACCCGAGCCACGGCGAGGTCGGCCGCGACCGGATGGCCGTCCATTTCCTCTGGGAGTTCGTGCTGCTGGTGGCCGGCGCCGGCCTCGCCTACCTGCTCTACGCCGGCCAGCCGGACGCGGTGACCGGTGCCGGGCTGGACACGCTGCTGGTGCAGGGCGCCACGCTCGGTCTGCTCGCGCTCGGCGCCGGCGCCACGCTGCGCACCGCCGCGCCGAACCTGGCGATCGGCCCGGTCGCGGTCGCGTCCGCGCTGCACTTCGCGGAGAACGGCGACGGCGGCGTGCTCCAGGCGGCCGGCGTGGCGCTGGTCATCGGTCTGGTCGGCGGCCTGATCCTGGCGCTGGTGGTGGTCGGCTTCCACGTGCCGGGCTGGGCCGCGAGCCTGGCCGCCGCGCTCGGCGTGATCGTCTACATCCAGCTGCGGCCCGGCCCGGTGGCCGTGCAGGGCGACTACGACCCGACCAGGCACGCGGTCTACCTGTTCGGTGGCTTCGCGGCGCTGGCGGTCATCGGCGGGCTGCTCGGCCTGATCAAGAACGTGCGGCGGACCGTGGGCCGGTTCCGGCCGGTCGGCGACCCGGCGGACCGGCGCGGCGTGGGTGGCGCGGTGGTGACCACCCTCGCGATCGTGTTCTCCACCGTCCTCGCGGTGGGGGCGGGCGTGCTGCTGGCCGCGGGCAGCCCCGATCCGGTCGTACCGTCGGTGGGTCTGGAATGGACCGGCCTGGCGCTCGGCGCGGCGCTGGTCGGCGGCACCTCGGCGTTCGGCCGGCGCGGTGGCGTCCTCGGCACGCTGCTCGCGGTCGTCGTGCTCACCCTGTTCCTGCGCTACCAGGACCTGGAGAGCTGGGACATCTCCACCTACGCCACGGCCGCGGTGGCGGTCGGCGGCGGTCTGGTGGTGACGCGCCTGGTGGAGACGTTCGGCCGGCCCGCGCCGGCGCCGGACACCCAGTGGACCGAGCCACCGGCCGCGACGACCTGGCAGGCCCCGCCGGCGGAGCCGAACCCGGCTCCGCGCACCGACCCGTGGGACAGTTCCCGCTGGGGATCCTGAGCCGCGCCTCCCCGATCCGGTTAGGCTCGCTGGCATGACCGGAGCATCTGCCGAGACCGGGGCGGGCGTCAGCGCGAACCACACCAGGTTCGCCGAACTCGACGCACTGCCGACCGAGGAACTGCGCCAGCGAGCGTTCGCGCTCGCCCGCGAGAAGCACGATCTGAAGTTCTTCTGGTCGATCGTCGAGCACCTGCCGCACGCGGACGACGCCGCGGAGCGGGACGACGGTCTCAGCTCGATCGGCCCGACCGTGGATCACGCGGTGGCGCTCTGGCGCGAGTTCACCGGCCACACCTCGTACGGGGAGAACGAGCCGATCCTACGGGCCGCGTTCATCGACTACCTGCTCAAGAGCGACTAGCCGGGGCGCGGGCACCTCCGGCGGCACGGCCGGGCCCGGACATCCCGGAGCCCGGCCGCACGCCGTCGCGCCACGAGAGCAGCGCGCCACGAGAGCAGCGCGCCACGAGAACAGCGCGCCACGAGAACAGCGCGCCACGAGAACAGCGCGCCACGAGAACAGCGCGCTACGAGAACAGCCTGTCGCGGGTCAGCACGCCGACCTCGCGCCCGTCCGAGACGATCCGGACCCGGTCGGTGCCGGCGCCGAGCATCCGGGCCAGCGCGTCGTAGAGCGTGCCGCCCAGATCCGCGTCCGGCAGCCCGGTCGCCGCACCGGCCGGCTCCAGCATCTCCGCGCTGACCTTCGTGACGGACAGCCGGCGGATCGCCCGGTCGGTGCCGACGAACTCGCGGACGAAGTCCGACGCCGGCTCGCCGAGCAGCGCGGCCGGCGCCGCGAACTGCTCCAGGTGGCCGCCCTGGGAGAGCACCGCGATCCGGTCGCCGAGCCGCACCGCCTCGTCCAGGTCGTGGGTGACCAGCACGATCGTCTTGCGCACCTCGGCCTGCAGGCGCAGGAACTCCTCCTGCAGCCGGGCCCGGACGATCGGGTCGACCGCGGAGAACGGCTCGTCCATCAGCAGCACCACCGGGTCGGCCGCGAGCGCGCGGGCCACGCCGACGCGCTGCCGCTGGCCACCGGAGAGCTCCTTGGGATAGCGGCCGCCGTAGACCGAGGGGTCCAGGCCGACCAGTTCCAGCAGCTCGTCCGACCGCGCCCGCACCCGTGCCTTCGGCCAGCCGAGCAGCGTGGGTACGGTGCCGACGTTGGTCCGGATGGTCTGGTGCGGGAACAGGCCGACGTTCTGGATGACGTAGCCGATCCGGCGCCGCAGTTGCACCGGGTCGAGCTTCGTGACGTCCTCGCCGTCGATCAGCAGCCGCCCGCCGGTCGGCTCGATCAACCGGTTGATCATCCGCAGTACGGTCGACTTGCCGCACCCCGACGGGCCGATCAGCACCGCCAGCTCGCCGGCCCCGATCTCCAGGTCGAGCGAGCGCACCGCCTTCGTACCGTCGTCGAAGGTCTTGCTGACCTGGTCGAGCGTGATGGTGGCGGCCTTCTGCCCGCCGTCCACGGTAGGTTCCACGTATGTCCTCTCGGCAATGGGCGGTTTCGAGCGTGCAATACGCCGACGCACCCGGCAACCCGTGGTTTTCTTGGCAGTATCTGCGGGACAACGCCGATACGGTGCTGTCCGCGCTGGTCGAGCACGTGACGCTGACCACCCAGGCGGTGGCGTTCGCGGCGGTGGTCGGACTCCCGCTGGCCGTGCTCGCCTACTGGTTCCGGCCGCTCACCGGCCCGATTCTCGCACTCTCCGGCGTGCTCTACACCATCCCGTCGCTGGCCCTGCTCGCGTTCGTGGCGCCGCTGGTCGGCACCACCCGCCCGGCCTCGGTGCTGATCGCGCTGGTGCTCTACGCGCTGCTGCTGATCGTGCGTAACACGCTGGCCGGGCTCAACCAGCTGCCCGCGGAGGTTCTCGACGCGGCGCAGGGCATGGGGTACGGCCGGTTCGCGCGCCTGTTCCGGGTGGACCTGCCGCTGGCGATCCCGGCGATCCTGACCGGCTTGCGGCTGGCCACGGTCTCCACGGTCGCGCTGGTCACGGTGGGCTCGCTGATCGGCTACGGCGGGCTCGGCGACCTCATCCTGGGCGGTTTCCGGAACAACTTCTACAAGGCGGAGATCCTGGTCGGCACCGTGCTCTGCGTGGCGCTCGGCCTGCTGCTGGACCTGCTGCTGGCCGGTGCCGGGCGACTGCTCACGCCGTGGACGAGAGGTGCCCGCGGATGAACGCGATCAACCAGGCGATTCTCTGGCTCAACGACCCGCTGAACTGGTCCAACCCCGGCGGGATCCTGGACCGGCTGGGCGAGCACCTGTGGATCTCGTTCGCCGCGGTGCTGATCGGCTGCCTGGTCGCCTGGCCGGTCGGGCTCTGGCTCGGGCACACCGGGCGCGGCGGCGGCGTGGTCGTGTTGATCTCCAACGTGACGCTGGCGATCCCCACGGTCGCGCTGCTGACCATCCTGCCGCTGACGCCGCTCGGCTTCGGCCAGCGACCGGTGATCCTGGCGCTGGCCGTGTTCGCGGTGCCGCCGCTGCTGGCCAACGCGTACACCGGCGTGCGGCAGGTCGACCCGGAGGCCCGGGACGCCGCACGCGGCATGGGTCTGTCCGGTCGTCAGCTGCTCACCCGGGTGGAGCTGCCGCTGGCCGTGCCGTACCTGGCGACCGGCTTCCGGACCGCGTCCGTGCAGGTGGTGGCCACCGCGGCGCTGGCGTCGTTCGTGAACGGCGGCGGGCTCGGCCAGATCATCAGCGCCGGGTTCGGGCTCGGCATGTCGGTCGGTGGCGGTCAGATCCTGGCCGGCGCGCTGCTGGTGGGGTTGCTCGCGCTCGGCATCGAAGGACTGCTGGCGCTGGTGGAGCGGGCCCTGACGCCCCGGCCGCTGCGCCGTCCCGGACGGTTCCGTCGTCGACCGGCGACCGCCTGAAAAAGCAGCGTGCGACACCGAGAATGAAGGAATAGAAACGGCCTCGGCGTAAGTGTGATCGCGTACGGGATATGGATCATGACGATCCGGTGACAACTGCTGGTGAAAGTTGTCGTACCCGGCGCGAAAGATGTTGGGTGAGACAGCGCGGGCGGTCCCGACCCTGGTGAGGCACCAGGTGCATCCGCCCGTCGGACACGCGGCCGCCCCGACCGGGGCGC
This genomic window from Catenuloplanes niger contains:
- a CDS encoding ATP-binding protein, whose product is MTRSSQPGSARPAADQNGNIGNGTHQHGYDAPDLAAEPDFVTNPGHGSVARFQAPQPVRGRPTMARGGDNADIDSPFLDLFGGTPNDATTHVPAAQPARPAPGSPARPAPGAASPVPQPPAPVAQGAQPPIAAQPPRTSQPPRTTQPPPTAQPSAAAPPPLAAPAPSIGQQPAAGQPASIAPPAPGTQPETAGVASPSASARPGNGRPAAAPEHPAGRWQTRDRRAAATTSAPPPARERQTGGGGRPPAGRGGAFGRPSRPAPPAPGTHLETSGPGTSAEAGQRLSVPAENGLEAASPPGTELKPAVELDPAPREARNLPAVRQGDRRPARKPAKEKKQQQLVIPPRAPKKFNDRDPAVELAITEIAGHLTFTPNTVTAWYWLPEVRWAFRPDAEREALLSAISEQYAGLAGFRLHLRRTNRPFPADEWARTVDTNTLRPLPDVPGGTSWSDHLVAAQRHLMSVNHSEGQTYLGVTFARRSLGDSLSERILRMFGRGVAEGERKKLGRTVEQFDEVLNAFGMRGRQVTPGELEWLLYRSIALGMSPPGPLSPITNGKWERGDMLALTEQIERYRTPYGSTVKLVNRMTGEERHVAVLSVGRMEPLEIPERHEPWMHFHERLPWPMELSSRIDILGPNDSFRNLEHRLRMIRSQQLDYAEHGIDAPPELERLAKRALHIGDEMTTGLPVESARAHGWHRIAVSGRTREECLERARRLIQMYSRELRISLQHPKNQDWLAREFIPGEPIANTGYVRRMPVRLLAAALPQAASTVGDRRGDLIGRTAGTCRRPVFLDLHFPMEIRERSGLAVFVAEPGGGKSTLMGSLGYLAARRGVQVTLLDPSGPLARLCAMPELRPYSRVLNLTGSEQGTLAPYALIPTPKRTEFAPGAAGDREFEIAVSNARAERRMLVQDICSMLVPPQVARQASTATLLRHAVRQVPAEETSTLDDVVQTLAQLDNDDGKELANLLLDTAEMPLALLFFGSPPPDALGADAALTVITMAGLRLPDLKIEREYWSAEESLALPMLHTAHRLAVRRSYGGSMTTRKLVGLDEAHFMEGWRSGRSFLVRLARDSRKWNLAALVASQNPRDILGLDVQNLVSTVFVGRIAEDQEIASEALRLLRVPVNDGYEATLASLSNVDSSSSTRLGFREFIMRDVDGRVQKVRVDVGYVEGLLDYLDTTPTAAPAPPAGIEALDLAGDVEA
- the folP gene encoding dihydropteroate synthase; amino-acid sequence: MTDLRTLPGPVVMGILNVTPDSFSDGGRYANRDAAVAHGVAMRADGAALVDVGGESTRPGAGRVDADEESRRVLPVIRDLAAAGVRVTIDTTRASVAAAAIEAGAVAVNDVSGGLADPQMAKVVAAAGVPWILMHWRGHSQRMQQLAVYEDVVAEVRDELSRRVDEALAAGVAAENVIVDPGLGFAKGAAHNWELTRHLGTLLSLGFPLLFGASRKSYLGSLLADADGTPRPAGEQRDAATVATSVLAVAAGAWGVRVHQVRDTADALAVWRAAGAPRAVWPATDTSEAARPPAGGPGAVRPDDGGPGAVRPDDGAPGTEEA
- the folB gene encoding dihydroneopterin aldolase; this encodes MTDRITLRGLRVRGHHGVYDFERAEGQDFLIDVELELDLARAAASDDVTDTVHYGELAERLVAITAGEPVNLIETLADRLAAACLADDRVAAATVTVHKPQAPIPHEFADVAVTLRRSRP
- the folK gene encoding 2-amino-4-hydroxy-6-hydroxymethyldihydropteridine diphosphokinase, with protein sequence MTRALLSIGGNLGDRERHLRDAVAGLGDTVLVVSGVYETPPWGDPDQPSYLNAAVMVAAADHGPRDWLETAWRLEAEAGRARDPERRFGPRTLDVDVIAVWGDDGTPVLRDDAELTLPHPRAHLRAFVLRPWIDIDPFGVLPGHGTLDVLLREGPAAADAGGIEPRPNIKLEF
- a CDS encoding DUF3180 domain-containing protein, with the protein product MGPTRASTLLVAALAAAAVGWLLISGLYYGEHGVSVPWLPTVTIAALAVLEAYLAYNTRSRIERRPGQEPVEPLAVARFAVLAKASSAAGAIYAGFSGAMLVWLLIETTRAAEEDRPSAAGGLIASIALIAAALWLERACRVPDRDDDASGSGRKP
- a CDS encoding ABC transporter permease; the protein is MAYDEPAYRRRDGETDSTARVTGGYGQPETGYRPEGSHRRDEQYPPQYAATAETRVPEHAEAPRVSLGDAFDDPSHGEVGRDRMAVHFLWEFVLLVAGAGLAYLLYAGQPDAVTGAGLDTLLVQGATLGLLALGAGATLRTAAPNLAIGPVAVASALHFAENGDGGVLQAAGVALVIGLVGGLILALVVVGFHVPGWAASLAAALGVIVYIQLRPGPVAVQGDYDPTRHAVYLFGGFAALAVIGGLLGLIKNVRRTVGRFRPVGDPADRRGVGGAVVTTLAIVFSTVLAVGAGVLLAAGSPDPVVPSVGLEWTGLALGAALVGGTSAFGRRGGVLGTLLAVVVLTLFLRYQDLESWDISTYATAAVAVGGGLVVTRLVETFGRPAPAPDTQWTEPPAATTWQAPPAEPNPAPRTDPWDSSRWGS
- a CDS encoding ABC transporter ATP-binding protein, which gives rise to MEPTVDGGQKAATITLDQVSKTFDDGTKAVRSLDLEIGAGELAVLIGPSGCGKSTVLRMINRLIEPTGGRLLIDGEDVTKLDPVQLRRRIGYVIQNVGLFPHQTIRTNVGTVPTLLGWPKARVRARSDELLELVGLDPSVYGGRYPKELSGGQRQRVGVARALAADPVVLLMDEPFSAVDPIVRARLQEEFLRLQAEVRKTIVLVTHDLDEAVRLGDRIAVLSQGGHLEQFAAPAALLGEPASDFVREFVGTDRAIRRLSVTKVSAEMLEPAGAATGLPDADLGGTLYDALARMLGAGTDRVRIVSDGREVGVLTRDRLFS
- a CDS encoding ABC transporter permease — encoded protein: MQYADAPGNPWFSWQYLRDNADTVLSALVEHVTLTTQAVAFAAVVGLPLAVLAYWFRPLTGPILALSGVLYTIPSLALLAFVAPLVGTTRPASVLIALVLYALLLIVRNTLAGLNQLPAEVLDAAQGMGYGRFARLFRVDLPLAIPAILTGLRLATVSTVALVTVGSLIGYGGLGDLILGGFRNNFYKAEILVGTVLCVALGLLLDLLLAGAGRLLTPWTRGARG
- a CDS encoding ABC transporter permease, with translation MNAINQAILWLNDPLNWSNPGGILDRLGEHLWISFAAVLIGCLVAWPVGLWLGHTGRGGGVVVLISNVTLAIPTVALLTILPLTPLGFGQRPVILALAVFAVPPLLANAYTGVRQVDPEARDAARGMGLSGRQLLTRVELPLAVPYLATGFRTASVQVVATAALASFVNGGGLGQIISAGFGLGMSVGGGQILAGALLVGLLALGIEGLLALVERALTPRPLRRPGRFRRRPATA